A genomic region of Thermodesulfitimonas autotrophica contains the following coding sequences:
- the rpsU gene encoding 30S ribosomal protein S21, with translation MAEVRVGKNETLDSALKRFKRTCQRAGILADARRHEHYESRSVRRKKKSEAARRRQRRSFR, from the coding sequence ATGGCGGAAGTTAGAGTGGGCAAAAACGAGACTCTGGATAGCGCTCTGAAGCGGTTTAAGCGTACGTGCCAGCGTGCCGGTATCCTGGCCGATGCACGCCGCCACGAGCATTATGAAAGCCGGAGTGTGCGGCGGAAGAAGAAGTCGGAAGCGGCCCGCAGACGGCAGCGGCGCTCCTTCAGGTAA
- the mtaB gene encoding tRNA (N(6)-L-threonylcarbamoyladenosine(37)-C(2))-methylthiotransferase MtaB, translated as MRRSGAKMKAVAFYTLGCKVNQYETAALASLFARRGYRIVEDFESIADVYVINTCTVTGTADQKSRQAIRRAIRRNPEAVVVVTGCYAQVNPEAVAGIPGVDVVVGTFGREGLVDLVEEAMRTGRQVVAVREFPAGCKFEELPALFTTRTRAYLKIQEGCRDFCTFCLVPYARGPLRSRKPEAVLAEARRLLAAGFKEVVLTGIHIGLYGCDLQPPVTLAELVARVLELPGIERLRLSSLEPTEVTPELVALIARDSRFCPHLHIPLQSGDDGVLRRMGRRYTTAAYAETVHFLRAKVPEIAITTDVMVGFPGETDAAFARSVAFVRQIGFAGLHVFKFSPRPGTPAATFADQVPGPVKEKRLGVLLEVGAALSHTFAARFSGRTVNVLVEGKNEAGFWEGLSEHYLPVAFTAGGDLRGLIVPVRVREVKGKLLCGELLTEYS; from the coding sequence TTGCGACGGAGCGGGGCCAAAATGAAAGCGGTGGCCTTTTATACTTTAGGCTGCAAGGTTAACCAGTACGAGACGGCGGCGTTAGCTTCTCTTTTTGCCCGGCGGGGGTACAGGATAGTTGAGGATTTTGAAAGCATCGCCGACGTTTACGTAATTAATACCTGTACGGTAACCGGAACCGCCGACCAGAAGTCACGTCAGGCCATCAGGCGCGCCATCCGGCGCAATCCGGAGGCGGTGGTCGTGGTAACGGGCTGCTACGCCCAGGTAAATCCGGAGGCGGTGGCCGGGATTCCCGGGGTCGACGTGGTAGTGGGGACCTTCGGGAGAGAAGGATTGGTTGACTTGGTGGAAGAGGCGATGCGCACGGGGCGGCAGGTGGTGGCGGTGCGGGAATTTCCCGCCGGGTGCAAATTTGAGGAACTCCCGGCCTTATTTACCACCCGGACCCGCGCCTACTTAAAAATTCAGGAGGGCTGCAGGGATTTCTGTACCTTCTGTCTGGTACCGTACGCCCGTGGCCCGCTACGCAGCCGGAAGCCGGAGGCCGTTTTGGCGGAGGCCAGGCGGCTGCTAGCGGCCGGGTTCAAAGAAGTTGTCCTGACCGGTATCCACATCGGCCTTTACGGCTGCGACTTGCAGCCGCCCGTAACCCTGGCGGAACTCGTTGCGCGGGTGCTGGAATTGCCGGGAATCGAGCGGCTGCGGCTGAGTTCGCTTGAGCCGACGGAGGTTACTCCGGAGTTGGTCGCGCTGATAGCGCGCGATTCCCGCTTCTGCCCGCACCTCCACATTCCCCTGCAGAGCGGCGATGATGGGGTGTTGCGGCGAATGGGCCGCCGGTATACCACTGCGGCGTACGCGGAGACGGTTCACTTTTTGCGCGCGAAGGTCCCTGAAATCGCTATCACCACCGATGTTATGGTGGGCTTCCCGGGCGAAACGGATGCGGCGTTTGCCAGAAGCGTGGCTTTCGTCCGGCAGATTGGTTTTGCCGGGTTACACGTGTTCAAGTTTTCCCCTCGTCCCGGTACCCCGGCGGCGACCTTCGCGGACCAGGTTCCGGGACCGGTAAAGGAAAAGCGTTTGGGGGTTCTTTTAGAGGTAGGTGCGGCGCTTAGCCACACCTTTGCCGCGCGCTTCTCTGGTCGCACGGTAAATGTGCTTGTCGAAGGGAAGAACGAGGCTGGGTTTTGGGAAGGGTTGAGTGAGCATTACCTCCCGGTGGCTTTTACGGCGGGCGGAGATCTCCGGGGGTTAATCGTACCGGTGCGGGTTCGCGAAGTTAAGGGAAAGCTTCTGTGCGGGGAGCTATTGACAGAATATTCTTAA
- a CDS encoding TIGR03960 family B12-binding radical SAM protein: MRDVERLLRLVEKPGRYVGGEYNAVKKDWEKVKVRVAFAFPDVYEVGMSHLGLQILYAIVNGRPDALMERVFAPWPDMEALLRAERIPLFSLESRRALSDFDILAFTLQYELTYTNVLNMMELGGVSPLAAERRESEPLVIGGGPCAFNPEPLAAFFDLFVLGEGEEVVHELLDAYIRARQEGKGRQEFLREAAAIDGVYVPSFYEVRYQEDGRIASVRPLYPGIPEKVTKRVVANLDGAPFPVRPVIPWVEAVHDRGMIEIFRGCSRGCRFCQAGIIYRPVREKSLERLLVQGRELAKNTGYEEISLTSLSSVDYSRLLPLVDGLIETFTPDKVSISLPSLRADAFAVEIARRLQEVRKGTLTFAPEAGTQRLRNVINKRVTREELLRAVEAAFASGWLRVKLYFMVGLPTETEEDLDGIAALAGDVLRVGEECGVPKGKLRVTVSVACFVPKAHTPFQWEPQVPRAVLAEKIRYLKRRLKDRRIDFDWHDPEMSMLEAVFARGDRRLGAVLLGAWRRGCRFDGWREHFSLARWLEAFAEAGLQPEDYAQRRYAYGEVLPWDHIDVGVSREFLIEEHQRAYRGEITPDCRWEKCMACGVCPAFGVAPVLAEEDGLVSLPDHLS, translated from the coding sequence ATGCGGGATGTGGAGCGGCTGCTGCGCCTGGTTGAAAAACCGGGGCGCTACGTGGGCGGCGAGTACAACGCGGTAAAGAAAGACTGGGAGAAAGTAAAGGTAAGGGTCGCTTTTGCCTTCCCCGACGTTTACGAAGTCGGGATGTCCCACCTCGGGCTCCAGATTCTTTACGCCATAGTAAACGGGCGGCCGGACGCCCTGATGGAACGGGTCTTTGCTCCCTGGCCAGATATGGAGGCGCTTTTACGGGCGGAGCGGATACCTCTCTTTTCGCTCGAGTCGCGCCGGGCGCTCAGTGATTTCGACATTCTCGCCTTTACCCTCCAATACGAGCTTACTTATACGAACGTGCTTAACATGATGGAACTCGGGGGCGTAAGTCCACTGGCGGCGGAACGGCGTGAGAGTGAACCGCTGGTAATCGGCGGGGGTCCATGTGCCTTCAATCCCGAGCCGCTGGCCGCCTTTTTCGACCTCTTTGTGCTTGGCGAAGGGGAGGAGGTCGTTCACGAACTGCTCGACGCCTATATCAGAGCGCGCCAGGAGGGAAAGGGACGGCAGGAATTCCTTCGGGAGGCGGCTGCGATTGACGGCGTATACGTGCCTTCCTTTTACGAGGTGCGTTACCAGGAAGACGGCCGGATAGCCTCCGTTCGCCCTCTATACCCCGGCATCCCGGAGAAAGTGACCAAACGCGTGGTGGCAAATTTAGACGGGGCTCCCTTCCCGGTACGGCCGGTGATCCCCTGGGTCGAGGCGGTGCACGACCGGGGGATGATAGAGATTTTCAGGGGGTGCAGCCGGGGCTGCCGTTTCTGCCAGGCGGGAATAATCTACCGGCCGGTACGGGAGAAAAGCCTGGAGCGGCTTCTCGTCCAGGGCAGGGAACTAGCAAAAAATACGGGTTACGAGGAGATTTCCCTGACTTCGCTCAGCTCTGTCGACTATTCCCGGCTCCTGCCGCTGGTCGACGGGCTGATCGAGACTTTCACGCCGGATAAGGTGAGCATCTCGCTTCCTTCCCTGCGGGCCGACGCCTTTGCGGTTGAAATCGCCCGGCGCTTGCAGGAAGTCCGCAAAGGGACGCTCACCTTTGCGCCAGAGGCTGGAACGCAGCGGCTGCGCAACGTGATCAACAAGCGGGTTACGCGGGAAGAATTGTTAAGGGCGGTGGAGGCGGCTTTCGCTTCCGGATGGCTCCGGGTAAAGCTCTACTTCATGGTTGGGCTGCCTACGGAGACGGAAGAGGACCTTGACGGGATTGCGGCTCTGGCAGGCGATGTCCTGCGCGTAGGGGAAGAGTGTGGCGTTCCGAAGGGGAAGCTGCGGGTGACGGTGAGTGTGGCCTGTTTCGTCCCGAAGGCGCACACCCCCTTTCAGTGGGAGCCACAGGTGCCCCGCGCGGTGTTGGCGGAGAAGATCCGCTACCTGAAGCGGCGCTTAAAAGACCGGCGCATCGATTTCGACTGGCACGACCCGGAGATGAGCATGCTTGAAGCCGTCTTCGCGCGGGGCGACAGAAGGCTCGGTGCAGTGTTGCTTGGCGCCTGGCGGCGGGGCTGCCGCTTTGACGGTTGGCGGGAGCACTTCAGTCTGGCCCGGTGGCTGGAGGCTTTTGCCGAAGCCGGGCTCCAACCGGAGGATTACGCCCAGCGGCGCTACGCGTACGGTGAGGTACTGCCTTGGGACCATATTGACGTGGGAGTGAGCCGGGAGTTTTTGATCGAGGAGCACCAGCGGGCCTACCGCGGGGAGATTACGCCTGATTGCCGGTGGGAAAAGTGCATGGCTTGCGGGGTCTGCCCGGCTTTCGGTGTGGCTCCGGTGCTGGCGGAGGAGGACGGGCTTGTTTCGTTACCGGATCACCTTTCGTAA
- a CDS encoding TIGR03936 family radical SAM-associated protein has protein sequence MFRYRITFRKEGPARWIGHLDLVRLFEQACRRAGLPLAYSEGFNPRSRLVFAAPLPVGVAGLRELVDAYLRVPVAPELVQARLGPVLPEGLTLVRVKRVPREEANLMAAVRRAAYRAEGRPAAGLCEAALTEAVQRVLQAGEIKSVRQGKKGPKERDIRPGIFALDASLEEGKIVVTMLVQAGQEGNVRPEEVTATLWRLGLLPGAPEDFDYYRTGLYTVAGDRTVSLG, from the coding sequence TTGTTTCGTTACCGGATCACCTTTCGTAAAGAGGGACCGGCCCGCTGGATCGGCCATCTGGACCTGGTGCGTCTCTTTGAACAGGCGTGCCGCCGGGCGGGGTTGCCGCTCGCCTACTCGGAAGGGTTCAATCCGCGCTCCCGGCTGGTTTTCGCGGCGCCGCTACCTGTCGGGGTTGCCGGGCTGAGGGAACTCGTCGACGCTTATCTGCGGGTGCCTGTGGCCCCGGAACTGGTGCAGGCGCGGCTCGGGCCGGTTTTGCCGGAAGGGCTGACCTTGGTGCGAGTCAAGCGCGTGCCTCGCGAAGAGGCCAACCTCATGGCGGCGGTCCGGCGGGCGGCCTACCGGGCAGAGGGGAGGCCGGCTGCGGGACTCTGCGAGGCGGCCCTGACCGAAGCGGTGCAAAGGGTGCTGCAGGCAGGGGAGATTAAAAGTGTGCGCCAGGGGAAAAAGGGGCCGAAGGAGCGCGATATCCGCCCGGGAATTTTTGCCCTTGACGCCTCTCTCGAAGAAGGGAAAATTGTAGTGACGATGTTAGTGCAGGCCGGACAGGAGGGTAACGTCCGCCCCGAAGAGGTAACGGCGACTCTCTGGCGGCTGGGACTACTGCCGGGAGCGCCGGAAGATTTTGACTACTACCGCACCGGACTTTATACCGTGGCCGGTGACCGTACGGTTAGCCTCGGCTGA
- a CDS encoding S-layer homology domain-containing protein, with the protein MTLVLLLSIFSLPSSFGALSLLGGLTVQERVSLTNGGAEANGDSYHPSISADGRYVAFTSDADNLVAGDTNRVADVFVYDRETRRIERVSVADSGQQGNGSSYLPSISANGRYVAFVSEADNLVAGDKNRKPDVFVFDRTTRTIERVSVSSSGTEGNGEHLFPSISADGRFVAFVSDSDNLVADDTNKKADVFIYDRKTHRLERVSVSPNGAGNGDSLTACLAGGGLVAFASEADNLVTGDRNGVTDIFVAAAGPSLPAAPRLSFSDLQGHWAAGVVGELAVRGLVYGYPDGTFRPEQKMTRAEATVILVRLLGLAPGDPAVLNFRDAGCIPAWAREAVAAAVQEGIVKGYPEPNGEVSFGAERAVSRVELAVLATRLAAKRLGPAAPAALTFRDAGAIPVWARDALGIALAQGLVTGYPDCTFRPEKSVTRAEAAAIIHRLLAITGGA; encoded by the coding sequence GTGACGCTGGTGTTGCTGCTATCCATCTTTAGCCTTCCGTCTTCTTTTGGTGCGCTTTCTCTTCTCGGTGGCCTGACGGTGCAAGAGCGCGTGAGCCTTACTAACGGTGGTGCTGAAGCCAACGGGGACAGCTACCACCCTTCCATCAGTGCCGACGGGCGCTACGTTGCTTTCACCTCCGACGCGGACAATTTAGTGGCGGGAGATACGAACAGGGTGGCCGACGTCTTCGTTTACGACCGGGAAACGCGGCGGATCGAGCGGGTAAGCGTCGCCGACAGCGGCCAGCAGGGGAACGGGAGCAGCTACCTGCCCAGTATCAGCGCCAACGGGCGGTACGTGGCTTTTGTTTCGGAGGCAGACAACTTAGTGGCGGGGGATAAGAACCGCAAGCCGGACGTCTTCGTTTTCGACCGGACAACGCGGACGATCGAGCGGGTAAGCGTTTCGAGCAGCGGTACGGAAGGAAACGGCGAGCATCTTTTCCCTTCCATTAGTGCGGACGGGCGGTTCGTGGCTTTTGTTTCCGACTCGGACAACCTTGTAGCGGACGACACGAACAAAAAGGCGGACGTTTTTATTTACGACCGCAAGACGCACCGTCTGGAGCGGGTGAGCGTTTCGCCGAACGGTGCGGGAAACGGTGACAGCCTGACGGCATGCCTGGCCGGCGGTGGGCTGGTTGCTTTCGCTTCGGAGGCGGATAACCTGGTGACGGGCGATAGGAACGGGGTTACCGATATCTTTGTGGCGGCAGCGGGTCCCTCGCTGCCGGCGGCGCCGCGGCTCAGTTTTAGCGATCTACAGGGGCATTGGGCGGCCGGAGTGGTGGGTGAGCTTGCGGTAAGGGGGCTCGTTTACGGCTATCCCGATGGTACCTTCAGGCCGGAGCAGAAAATGACGCGGGCGGAGGCGACCGTCATCCTGGTGCGGCTGTTGGGTCTCGCGCCCGGTGATCCGGCGGTGCTAAATTTCCGGGATGCCGGGTGTATCCCCGCTTGGGCGCGGGAGGCGGTAGCGGCGGCGGTGCAGGAGGGAATAGTGAAGGGTTACCCGGAGCCGAACGGAGAGGTGAGTTTTGGGGCGGAACGGGCGGTCAGCCGGGTGGAGCTTGCCGTCCTGGCGACGCGGCTTGCGGCCAAAAGGCTGGGGCCTGCGGCACCCGCCGCACTGACCTTCCGCGACGCCGGCGCGATTCCGGTGTGGGCCCGGGATGCTCTCGGCATAGCCCTGGCGCAAGGGCTTGTCACCGGCTACCCGGACTGCACCTTCCGGCCCGAGAAGAGCGTTACGCGGGCAGAGGCTGCTGCTATAATCCACCGGTTGCTCGCGATTACCGGGGGCGCGTAG
- the gltX gene encoding glutamate--tRNA ligase gives MLSGVRVRFAPSPTGSLHIGGARTALFNYLFARANGGKFILRLEDTDFERHIEGAAQGIIESLRWLGLDWDEGPDKGGPAGPYRQSERLALYRREAERLVASGAAYFCYCTPEELAAEREEARKAGRVPRYSGRCRELTPAERAAKEAQGRKPAVRLRVPPDGQTVVEDLIRGTVVFENATLDDFIIMKSNGVPTYNFACVVDDVTMGVTHVIRAEEHLSNTPKQILVYRALGYPLPAFAHVPMILAPDRSKLSKRHGATGVEEFRSQGYLPEALFNYLALLGWSPGDEREILSREEIIREFSLAAVSKHAAIYDVQKLTWLNSQYINSVPLERLVELALPFMRAAGLIGAVLDPQQEDYVRKVLETVRSRARTLLELADMAAYFFRDDFGYDPKGVKKFFTAPGVAALLRKGREALAGVAVFGVAETEAAYRRLIEAEGISGGALIHPTRLALTGRTVGPGLFDIIALLGKERCLERLERAASWIEANIKPE, from the coding sequence TTGCTATCAGGTGTCAGGGTGCGGTTTGCGCCGAGTCCAACGGGAAGCCTCCATATCGGCGGGGCGCGAACGGCCCTTTTTAATTACCTTTTCGCCCGTGCCAACGGCGGGAAGTTTATCTTGCGGCTGGAAGATACGGATTTTGAGCGGCATATTGAGGGCGCGGCGCAGGGGATCATCGAGAGCCTGCGCTGGCTCGGGCTTGACTGGGATGAAGGACCGGATAAGGGCGGTCCCGCCGGGCCGTACCGGCAGTCGGAGCGGCTGGCGCTTTACCGGCGGGAGGCGGAGCGGCTGGTTGCTTCGGGTGCGGCCTACTTCTGTTACTGCACGCCGGAGGAGCTGGCGGCCGAACGGGAGGAAGCGCGTAAGGCCGGGAGAGTCCCACGCTACAGTGGCCGGTGCCGGGAACTTACCCCAGCGGAGCGGGCGGCGAAAGAAGCCCAGGGGCGGAAACCGGCTGTACGGCTTAGGGTGCCGCCGGACGGCCAGACGGTCGTTGAGGACCTGATCCGCGGGACGGTGGTTTTTGAAAACGCGACGCTTGATGATTTTATTATTATGAAGTCAAACGGGGTTCCTACGTACAACTTCGCTTGTGTGGTAGACGACGTCACGATGGGCGTTACCCACGTAATCCGGGCGGAGGAGCACCTTTCTAACACACCGAAACAGATCTTAGTTTACCGGGCTCTCGGCTATCCCCTGCCTGCTTTTGCTCACGTGCCGATGATTTTGGCGCCCGACCGTTCGAAACTTTCCAAGCGCCACGGGGCGACAGGTGTTGAAGAGTTCCGGAGCCAGGGCTACCTGCCGGAGGCGCTCTTCAACTACCTGGCCCTCTTAGGGTGGTCGCCGGGCGACGAGCGGGAGATATTGAGCCGGGAAGAGATCATCCGGGAGTTTTCCCTCGCTGCGGTTTCCAAGCACGCCGCCATCTACGACGTTCAAAAGTTAACCTGGCTCAATAGCCAGTATATCAACAGCGTACCGCTCGAACGCCTGGTAGAACTGGCCTTGCCCTTCATGCGCGCGGCGGGACTCATCGGTGCGGTTCTGGACCCGCAGCAGGAGGATTACGTCCGCAAGGTCCTCGAAACAGTCCGGTCGCGGGCGCGCACCCTACTTGAACTTGCGGACATGGCGGCATACTTCTTCCGCGACGATTTCGGTTACGATCCGAAGGGCGTGAAGAAATTCTTCACGGCGCCCGGTGTGGCTGCCTTACTCCGCAAGGGGAGGGAAGCCCTGGCCGGGGTAGCAGTTTTCGGGGTGGCCGAAACGGAGGCGGCTTACCGCCGTCTAATCGAGGCGGAGGGGATCAGCGGTGGGGCGCTTATCCACCCGACACGGCTTGCCCTGACGGGACGGACGGTGGGTCCCGGCCTTTTTGATATCATCGCCCTTTTGGGGAAGGAGCGTTGTCTTGAGCGGCTGGAGCGTGCCGCTTCCTGGATCGAGGCAAATATTAAACCTGAATAA
- a CDS encoding histidine triad nucleotide-binding protein encodes MEECLFCRIVRKEVPATIVYEDDAILAFKDINPVAPIHILFIPKKHISTFFAMEPGDEALIGKLHRAAVQVAQELGLTEKGFRLVANCQRGGGQLIFHLHYHLIAGRPLLWPPG; translated from the coding sequence GTGGAAGAGTGTCTTTTTTGCCGGATCGTGCGGAAAGAAGTTCCGGCCACCATCGTTTACGAAGATGATGCGATTTTGGCCTTTAAAGATATCAACCCTGTAGCCCCGATACATATTCTCTTTATTCCCAAAAAGCATATCAGCACCTTTTTCGCCATGGAACCGGGCGATGAGGCTCTGATTGGAAAGCTGCACCGGGCGGCGGTCCAGGTAGCCCAAGAACTGGGCCTTACGGAAAAGGGCTTTCGCTTGGTAGCCAACTGCCAGCGTGGCGGAGGACAGCTTATCTTTCACCTGCATTACCATCTTATTGCCGGGCGGCCGCTTTTGTGGCCTCCGGGTTAA
- a CDS encoding Rne/Rng family ribonuclease: MLKEIIVSSAGNRMRVAVLEDHVPVEVYFEPPGAELVGSIYKGRVENVLPGIEAAFVDIGLERNAFLYVKDARVLAGKRSGRLQIQQILKPGQEIIVQVVKSHFGAKGARVTAHVTLPGRYLVLATSVQHIGVSRRIGSPAERERLRQIATALRPTGMGLIVRTAAEGVGEEELRHDLEMLVKRWEDICVKAREPAPRLLYRDIDLLPRILRDFFTGDVNRLVVDSEALRQEVLSIIADLGPELKDRVFLETGPDLMAAYGVEQEVERALKRRVWLKSGGYLVFDRTEAFTVIDVNTGKYVGSASLEETVVKTNLEAAREIARQLRLRNIGGIVIIDFIDMVEERHRQQVLSVLEEALRRDRVRSHLLGITKLGLVELTRKKSRPSLAEMLLQPCPHCGGTGYVRREVGGELSEETGEDLPEDANNSLQRQTGEL, translated from the coding sequence ATGCTTAAGGAAATTATTGTTTCCTCGGCGGGCAACCGGATGCGCGTTGCGGTCCTTGAGGACCACGTTCCCGTAGAGGTTTACTTTGAACCGCCCGGGGCGGAGCTCGTGGGCAGTATTTATAAGGGCCGGGTAGAAAACGTTCTGCCCGGCATCGAAGCCGCTTTTGTGGACATCGGCCTCGAGAGAAACGCCTTTCTTTACGTTAAAGACGCCCGGGTGTTAGCGGGAAAACGGAGCGGGCGGCTCCAGATTCAGCAGATTTTAAAGCCCGGGCAGGAAATAATCGTCCAGGTAGTCAAGAGCCATTTCGGGGCTAAAGGCGCCAGGGTAACGGCGCACGTGACGCTTCCAGGACGGTACCTGGTGCTGGCTACGAGCGTCCAGCACATAGGCGTTTCGCGGCGGATCGGTTCTCCTGCCGAGCGGGAACGCTTGCGGCAAATAGCCACGGCGCTTCGCCCTACCGGGATGGGGCTCATTGTCCGGACGGCCGCTGAGGGCGTCGGGGAGGAAGAGCTGCGGCACGACCTGGAGATGCTGGTTAAGCGCTGGGAGGATATCTGCGTGAAGGCGCGGGAGCCGGCGCCCAGACTGCTTTACCGGGATATCGACCTCCTGCCACGCATCCTGCGGGATTTCTTTACCGGCGACGTTAACCGTCTAGTGGTTGATTCGGAAGCGCTCCGGCAGGAAGTCCTATCCATAATCGCGGACCTTGGCCCGGAGCTTAAAGACCGGGTTTTTCTCGAAACCGGGCCGGATCTGATGGCGGCCTACGGGGTAGAGCAGGAAGTGGAGCGAGCTCTGAAGCGGCGCGTCTGGTTGAAGTCGGGCGGCTATCTTGTCTTTGACCGGACCGAGGCCTTCACCGTCATCGACGTGAACACCGGTAAGTACGTTGGATCGGCAAGCCTTGAGGAGACGGTGGTCAAAACAAATCTTGAAGCGGCGCGCGAGATTGCCCGTCAGCTCAGGCTGCGGAATATCGGCGGCATCGTCATCATCGATTTTATCGATATGGTGGAGGAGAGGCACCGCCAGCAGGTTCTATCGGTCTTGGAGGAAGCCCTGCGGCGCGACCGGGTGCGGTCGCACCTCCTCGGGATCACGAAGCTCGGGCTTGTTGAGTTAACCAGGAAAAAATCGCGCCCGAGCCTGGCGGAAATGTTGCTCCAACCGTGCCCGCACTGCGGTGGGACGGGTTACGTCCGGCGGGAGGTAGGGGGAGAGCTTTCTGAGGAGACAGGAGAAGATCTTCCGGAGGACGCGAACAATTCTTTACAGAGGCAGACGGGGGAATTATAA
- a CDS encoding YjbE family putative metal transport protein (Members of this highly hydrophobic protein family,regularly are found preceded by the yybP-ykoY manganese riboswitch (see RF00080). A metal cation transport function is proposed.): MEPLFLGAFEIALIDLVLAGDNACVIAMAVRRLRGRQRFAGIVLGAAAAVILRVSLTFVASKLILLSFLKLIGGLLVLWIAVKLLRENAACEVDGREAGSLVEAVRLIVVADFVMSTDNVLAIAAVARGNLPLLLFGLGLSIPLVVCGSSFLCLLMDRFPVTAYIAAAILGKVGGELMVTDPFVWQFYRVPHEMELAVELLCAVGVIIVAQWQNRRRARTKTISWSAPTRRAKSGVSAWRRH, encoded by the coding sequence ATGGAGCCTCTTTTCTTGGGAGCGTTTGAGATTGCCCTGATCGATCTGGTTTTAGCGGGCGACAACGCCTGCGTTATCGCCATGGCGGTGCGCCGGCTGCGTGGGCGCCAGCGTTTTGCCGGGATTGTCCTTGGGGCAGCGGCGGCGGTAATTTTGCGCGTTAGCCTCACCTTCGTGGCGTCGAAGCTGATCCTGCTCTCGTTCCTCAAGCTGATCGGTGGATTGCTCGTCCTCTGGATTGCGGTTAAGCTCTTGCGCGAGAACGCGGCCTGCGAGGTGGATGGCAGGGAAGCAGGCAGCCTGGTCGAGGCGGTCAGACTCATCGTGGTTGCCGATTTTGTGATGAGTACCGATAACGTGCTCGCGATTGCCGCGGTAGCTAGAGGTAATTTACCGCTGCTTCTTTTCGGGTTGGGGTTGAGTATTCCTTTAGTGGTGTGCGGGTCGAGTTTTCTCTGCCTTCTCATGGACCGCTTCCCGGTGACGGCCTACATTGCGGCGGCTATCCTGGGTAAGGTAGGCGGGGAGCTCATGGTGACGGACCCGTTTGTCTGGCAATTCTACCGGGTCCCACACGAAATGGAGCTCGCCGTGGAGTTGCTTTGTGCGGTGGGCGTGATTATTGTGGCGCAGTGGCAAAACCGGCGGCGCGCGCGGACAAAGACGATAAGCTGGTCTGCCCCCACTAGACGGGCAAAATCGGGAGTTTCCGCCTGGCGGCGCCATTGA
- a CDS encoding 16S rRNA (uracil(1498)-N(3))-methyltransferase: MPRLFVPAEQWIEKEVVVRGSDVKYLTRVLRLGTGDGVTVFDGKGRVYEAFIRKINGGEVVLSLSRAVVDDTEPRVKVTLLQAIPKGDKMDLVVQKATELGVARIIPVLTERVVVHLDGDRAAKKQERWQKVAREAARQCGRSAVPVVGAVCAFEEALAVAAPGDSLRLMPWEGEERFSLRSALQGKDPAAVTLFIGPEGGFSRAEVEAAKACGFCTVSLGRRILRTETAGMVVLALVLYSLGELA, from the coding sequence TTGCCCAGGCTTTTTGTTCCGGCGGAGCAATGGATAGAAAAAGAGGTTGTGGTTCGGGGCAGTGACGTGAAGTACCTGACCCGGGTTTTGCGGCTTGGCACCGGTGACGGGGTTACGGTCTTTGATGGAAAAGGGCGGGTTTACGAAGCTTTCATCCGGAAGATAAATGGCGGGGAAGTCGTGTTATCTCTTTCGCGAGCGGTCGTGGACGATACCGAGCCGCGAGTCAAAGTCACTCTCCTGCAAGCGATTCCCAAGGGCGATAAGATGGACTTGGTGGTCCAGAAAGCTACGGAACTCGGTGTAGCGCGTATTATTCCCGTCCTGACCGAGCGGGTGGTGGTGCATCTTGATGGCGACCGGGCGGCCAAGAAGCAGGAACGGTGGCAGAAAGTAGCGCGGGAAGCGGCCCGGCAATGTGGCCGGAGTGCGGTTCCCGTTGTCGGCGCGGTCTGCGCTTTTGAGGAGGCGTTAGCGGTTGCCGCCCCCGGTGATTCCCTGCGGCTCATGCCCTGGGAGGGAGAAGAAAGGTTTTCTTTGCGTTCCGCATTGCAAGGGAAGGACCCGGCAGCAGTCACCCTTTTTATCGGACCGGAAGGCGGCTTCAGCCGCGCCGAGGTTGAGGCGGCTAAGGCCTGCGGTTTTTGCACCGTGAGCCTGGGGCGCCGCATCCTCCGGACGGAAACGGCGGGGATGGTCGTGCTGGCTTTGGTGCTCTATTCGCTGGGCGAACTGGCATAG